In Zingiber officinale cultivar Zhangliang chromosome 9B, Zo_v1.1, whole genome shotgun sequence, the genomic window AACATGACTCAATTTACCAAATGACTATGTTTTACAATAAAAAAACTCAgatctatttttttcataattattgTTCAAGTAACGTGATGGATTTTCAAATTATCAATTTATATTTTTGATAGTTTCTCTTCATGTTGAGTATATcagtaaaatataaaataattttgatataaagCAAAGTTTATCAACCTATTTATTGAACTATTTAGTGGTGTTTCTTAATTAACttgttaatttttcatatttcAGGATATCAATAAgatataaaatgatttttatgtaAAATATATAGGAGTGTTTGAGGACGAGGAGAACACCAAAATAGAGACAAAGTAAATTGATCatgaaaaatgaaaattattttaaaattttatttttacatgTTGACTTATATGCCTGCatttttttattgtattttattttaatatttttaatgaaCTTATTTTCATTGAATCTAGTAAACAatccaattaaaaaaataaaaactctaaaatctaaaaaatatattcataaactTCTTGAACCTCTAGCCAGTGAAataaagagaaattttgaaagatataaaTTTTTAACTATATATCATGTCTCTTTATGATCTTTTCCTCTCATTTTACCTTCACTTTTAATCACAAACTAGATAAAATCATTTTGTATGCAAAAAGTTCCAAACAAATAAATTTTGAGAATAAATAGATTGACTTATAATGGccatcttaaaaaaaattaattaggaaGGGTTTTTTAGATAAATTATCTAGACCTTATGCTAAACTAATTTGAGATCTCTTTAAATTAAGTGCCAAAATGAAATACATAATCATCcttgaaatataattttatatattttcaatGCCTAACAAAGTGGATTTATTTCATGATAAACTAGAGGAAAAAAAAACCTAGAGGCTATAAAAAATAATCTAACTCCTCTGGAGAATCTTCTTGAACCATCGAGCTGATTCTTTTGGGTAGCGCTTATTATCCTTGAAGTCGATATAGACAATACCAAACCTTGATGTGTATCCTAGTCTCCATTCAAAGTTATCAAGAAGAGACCATGCAAAATATCCAATCACTGAAGCACCATCATCGATAGCCCTCTTTAGTTCCATAATATAATTCTGGTAAAAATGTCTCCTTTGAGTATCTTGCAAGCCTTGTGCAAGTGTAACATTGCCAGGTTGATCCATACCTaagattataaaaaattattttgagttTGAAGAACAAATACAATTTGTCATACAAATATTTACCATTTTCAGATAGAAAGATGATTGGGTTGCCATAATTTTCTTTAACGTATGTCACTGCCTTGTACAAACCCCATGGAACAATGTAAAGCCAATCCGAGTGAGCCTAATGACATATAAACAATTACCTTGTATCAATTATGAGCCCACATTAAGTCACAATAAAAAATTCCATAACATAATCTCTTGGGGAAAAATTATAACAAGATAATTTCTTACCCTTGGTCCAATTGGCACGCCATTACGATCATCTAAAAAATGGTAGAACAAATTATATTATTAACAATTTTTGTTATTAAATATAACATTAATAAGAAAGAAATGATTGCACGTGTCTCACATTTAAATTCAACGTGCCAATCATCTTGATAGCTAATGGGTTTAGGATTGATTGTAGCATTATCCTTAATATAGTAGGCTGTGTATTGATTGACTCCCAAATAGTCATATGAACCTTTAACTAACTCCACTTCATCATTAGTAAACTCTGGTAATCTTTCTTTAACTATATCTTGAATAGATTTAGGATAGTATCCATATGTTAGAGGATGAAGGAACCTGAAAAGGATAAATTAAATTATGCTAAAAAGGGTAATAGTTATGTTTTGAAAACCAAGCTTGCATCCATAATTACCATCCGATGTGAAAATCTATAGCTCTTTGAGCAGCAACTTTATCACTCTCAGAGTAAGTGTGAGGCTCATACCAAACAAAATCTAGAAGAATTCCAATTTTCCCTTGTTGATCAATctgaataagaaaagaaaatatttttagtaTTATTTGCATTTACAATGTATATGTACCAAATTCTTTCATGAgataagttttgtaaatttattatattattgtaatttttaaataagtttggtATATTTAATGAgaagatattttttaaattaactatTATGTCATAATGAAATGCACCAATATAAAACTAGTTGAAAATACATTACTTGATACTTCTCACGATATCTATTTACTGCTGCAGCATGAGATAAGATAAGATTATGAGCCACAATGTAAGGCTCTATAGTTGAGTTCCCACCAAATCTACTACCAGTAGCTCTTCCAGGGGCATGAAAGCCAGTATCGTACCCCATAGCCGCTGCCACTCTTGGCTCATTGAATGTGAACCAATTTTTCACTCTATCACCATATCTTTCAAAGCAAAAGTCAGCATAGTCCGCAAATGCATCCCTGAACAAAATGATtgtaaactaaattaaatattcatGACATCTTTCAATAGGTTACATTAGAAATTCTTAGATATACAATAAGAAGAATAAAAGTACGagtaattattttactttactaCTTACACTATCTTTGGACTCAACCAACCCAAATACTCGTTTTGAAGTGTTaatggaagatcgtagtgataGAGATTGACATATGGAGTAATACCTAATAGAAAAATGaaatagaatattaaaaaaatatgtgaAAACTATTTATTTATTAGTTAAAAAAACACAAAGTTACCTTTGAGTATTAAACGGTCAATTAGCCTATTATAATAATCTACACCTTCCCAATTAATATCTCCCGTTCCATCTACAGGATCaaagaaaaattattagtatttttaaaaggtaagcaatgtgcaaaattttataaaaaagaatTATAGCTTCTAGTACTTGGGAAAATTCTACTCCAAGAGATTGAGAATCGATAAGCATCAAAATTGTACTCCTTCATAATATCAATATCTTCCTGTACAATGaaactcatttttttttataaaaaaataaatttaagaaaaagataaaaatttGTTAGCATTTTAATTGTCtccaaaaatataaaatatgCATTTGACCTTGAAATGATGATACTCATCAACGGTAACATCACCAGTTGCATTATATGGGATTAAACCTACATCCATagcaaacaaatcaaatccactTCAGAATATAACttcaagtttagaaagaaataaataaagttataaaattaaattatgaaatCTTACCTGGAATTTTTACAAATTCATCCCAAATGCTAGGTCCCCGTCCACCTTTGAGTGCTTCCCCTTCAACTTGATAAGCAGATGCAGCGGTGCCAAATATGAAATCATCGGGAAAGACTTTACGACTTAGTTTATGTGCTCTTGAAGTCGGCTTTACATTATTTGTTTTATATCCCGATGTACATTGGACtagaaaaagtaaaataaatgaaaagaaaaacaatgagAAAGACTGTCGAAAATTCATTTTGAAGATGAGTGAACCTCTGATTaatgaagaagaggaagtgatcaGTTCTATATATAGGAGCACAACAATGTGTGAGTTAAATGGATGAGTATGGATATAGTTTGGACCAATTCTTTTGGTATATATGTTTCAAATTAATGATAATAATTCAATAAGTCAATGGATTATCATCTAAAATACCGTGCTAAACTTTTAGCAGCAAAAGAGATTGTTTTGTTTGACTTATTTCTGATTTGGCTTGTTCTTATCCTTCAATAAGATATACTTGTATTACTCAAAAACGacataattaaaagaaaaataaataaatatcctttaaTAAGATATACTTATATTACTCAAAAACGacataattaaaagaaaaataaataaatattgaatgaaaattaagtgatttttatttctatttttacttTTAATTACATAAGAAATGTATACTCACTCAATACTCTAAATGTTACCTTCATATTTGAAGAGtctattgttgttgttttttttcatTTAGTAGAAATGTATGGTAGATCAAACAATTAAAAACATATTGATAAATCTACAATTATTACCGTAACAACTTGATTCGTAAAATTCTCTAGGTTTGCATTTCATtattcttaaaataaaatttagaaatataaaaattataatttgtaTCATTTAAAGGTATAAAAAGGTGGTGACAAAtactttcaattttattttttttttacaaaataaaaattgaaatctAATGTTTCACATGGAGAATCCCAATAAACTTAAGCAAGGATGGATCCAGGAACCAGATCAAAGGACTTTGAGTATGGAAGGAGTgggtaatcaaaataaaatgaaaaagggGAACAAATTAATTCTTCTTGATGCTAAATTATAAGATATTAAATATCTATGTAATTATTTTGGGATTGGATTAGAGTTGGACAACCCTATATCGGTCTTAGGCTATATGGATAATCTGTATTTTATCTAACATTGACACGGTATATTATAATAAGTACAAGATATTTTTCTAGATATACATCCCATTAATACATACTCTATCTAATTCATATTTTGACTTATTTTATATTAATACATGATTAATCCGACCAATTAAATCCGtcttatttatttgtattttcttCCGAGTTAAGGCAAACTAATTATTTTTTTACCTAGATTTCATTTTTCgtaaaaaattatctttgataaatttaattgatattgaTTGTATAATGTAACTCACAATTAATGAGATTATAATATATGattatctaaaaatattttttttatatattagagtttgtaaatagaaaaaattatattaatataataaaaaatacaattacaaaaagaaaagaaatccttTTCAATAACAAAatgctttaaatttaaaaaataaataataattacataGAATACTTTGCAATctgaaaataaaaacaataacacAAGAATAATTAATGCAACACAACTGAAGCATAGATaataaatgttaaaaaaaaaaagaagtaatgAGCATGATTTTTTGGGATTGGGTTGGAGCCCAGCACtttgtttaggaagatatgaatTCGTACGGATGTATTTAGTTTAGTATAATTAATTAAAGTTACTTCTTACTAATCCTATcttattaaatcaaaattttattttaaattctttggctaaaactatttgaaaaatctcaaaATACATGGTTACTCTAATTATATCCGTATACTGTAACTTATAAATTTATTCAAAGATGTCTATTTGATTAACCCAAAAATAAACTTTAATGTAAcataacttaaactaaaattttgaaatttaatttcactcatctcataaaattttaggatttctttgattgaaaatatagatcgagtgagataaataaagattaaattaaataaaaaataaattaaaataaattaaagtaaaattaaattaaaattaaatcagattaaattaaattaaaaataaaactaagttaaacttaaatttaaaatttaaaatttaaaattaaaccctaaatattaatccacttaaattttaaaattaagttaattaaatattaaaaattacattaaaacttaaaattaaaatagaattaaacGTAAAGTTAATTAACCTATTACATTatgctaaaattattttaaaaattatttttaaaaagtcctttaaaaatattttagaaattactttaaaaattctttttaaaaatctttttaaaactattttaaaaaaattctttaaaaataattttattttttttaaaaaaaattattttaaaaatacattataaatatttaaaaaaattcctttaaaaatcctttaaaaaattttaaaaatcttttagaaatattttaaaactattttaaaaaatttcattaaaatttttttaaaaaaattccattaaaattattttttaaaattcctttaaaatatttttaaaattcttttagaaattattttaaaaatactttgaaattattttaaaaaatctttttaaaattattttaaaaattctttaacaatattttataaattattttaaaaatcctttaacaatattttaaaaaatcttttaaaaaatctttaaaaatattttaaaattattttcaaaaaccctttaaaaatatttttcttctaaaaattattctaaaaatcctttaaaattattttctcacTAAAGGTTAGAAAATGCATGCATTAAGGGGGAGAGTAATGGGTTAGTTAGAAATGTTGGTACAGGGTACACCAGAattaaacttgagttttgatgttgccaaaggttcaagttaaatcttgttgtgatctaacaagttgactgagcgCGTAGgatatttactcaaccgggaaagttttagcagatcatggaagtcAGGCAGGAAGCCTAAGTGGGTTGAGAGGACCCGATACTTTGCAGGAAAGctcaataggtctggaggaccgtagatcgagggaaagtcctggtgagccgaTCAAATACTAAGAGGCAAAGtctaaacatgtctggaggaccaatgtttgataGGTAGGTTGAGATAAGCAACTAGAGAAGAGCGATAGTGACAACGTATTCTGGGAAGGGATAAActctaggtcgctgatccaactgaagaaatagggaagattttcaagttaagatcaagacagtcttactgtctattactactcatgcatcttactattattcatatattactatgctaactttgttttgtaggagctttcgttctaactttgttttgtaggagctTTCGTTCTAACTCAGTTTTGCAAGAACCGAAGTTTATCGATCGACCAAACATcaggattggtcgatcgaaccaagTTGATTCAGACTAAAGATTAGTCGAATAGAGTTTGGTAAAGTgattgatcggttgaccgaacccatgGATCAGTTGATCGAACCATTCAGACATGGCATAGATCAGATCAATGAGAAGCAGAGATGGAAGCCAGTTTGATCAGTAGACCGAACACAGGGATCGGTAGACCGAacacagggatcggtcgaccgaacaatcatCATGTTAAAGCCGCATTAGTAATGAATCTCGACGAATAGGGAAAGTTCACCGTTAGATCGAATGAACAAGGTGATCGGTTAACCGAACCATTAAAGCTCATAAATGAGCGAAGATCGGATCTGAGCGAAAAAGGAAGGGAGTGTGTTTAGTCGACTGATAggaggttcagttgaccgaacagATTAGTCAACCGATGGATTTATCAATTGACCGAGCAATGCTTATAAAGGGGAGCTCGAGGTCTCAAGAAGTGCATCTGTTTTCAATTCATGTAAAGTTGTTGTTCGTGCTACTATTCTACTACTCATCTTCAAGCAAGCTGATGCTCGATCCAAGAAgtacctgttggaaccccaaggttgttttggtgtgatcaacaagttaagttaggtcctgtgtgtttctaaccttgtgtctaagtgtgcaggagcttaggagcataggtagtcgagtggaagacacagctagcgtgAATGACGgcagtctgagggacgaggtgctgcggaagagtacaccggtggacgagaaggaagcgtgcggtggttccaagggacgaaagccggagcggaagattgctcggggagcaagagacgctgctaccgagaaggacggtacgcgatgcgttcgagggacgaagactgcggatgagtacaccggcagacgagaaggaaacacgcagcgattccgagggacgagaagccagagggaagcccgctcgagaagaccggaacttgggttcgagtgagccatattccggatagcagagatcacccaatcaagcggatccggagcataGGACCCGGatgaaagtcaaccagagttgactcagcattcggggcgcccggaacccttccgggcgcccgggagtcagtttttgaccggatcgagctttgacttgatctgaacgttgggggataaaatttatcccccccagggcgcccggaacccttccaggcaccccgaccaaggctttaaatatagccttggtccagaagctttgaatcaactcagaaatttacattccaaacacttgcgCGCTtcttttctagtttagcttctgtcttttgtgctttgactgctgtaagaggcttctctgcctgaaggagatattttagtgcacgttcatttcttggattaacaacctccttggttgtaaccaagtcaagttgtgagcctcttctttctgctttttatttactgttacttactttatgcaagtgttctgttgaaagttcgagaagggtccttgttgtttatttttttttaggctattcaacccccccttctagtcggcccaacggtcctacaagtggtattagagccgaggcgtttcaggaggactaaccgccgaacgaagcaacgagatggcctgatgtaacgcccgaaaattctcaaacttgcattagaattattctacgatttttctggaatttctagatatttttccggaattttccgagtagcggaagtagcaaaaataaatataagcgtaaaacggcctaggcggggattgaacccgagacctatggtttagtggacaaggctagtaaccagtggacccagcagggctgtgctgaaaggaaaggggaacaatcctagttaagtgggatttgggcggaacttatcactaagtataaataggaaacttaagttgggtttgggttaATTTGGTTCTGCAGCCATCTCCTCATAAaccctcaccgtgacctatccctctcccaaaaaaAACCGGCAtcgccgcccacacctctccctcctcctctctcggcgcccaagccccaagggctctcggatcactttccggcgacgactccaacacgagaagggttcttctccgcgagaggaacgcaaagacgtgagcggatcgtcgagaggaccatctccaccggagttttagcgaatagaatcgtaagaaattacgattaggaggtaagaaacccctcacctgcggtataatagcttctgtttgagtttttatgctttagttaggatgtatgcagattgttttatcgatatctagggtgtatttaactctcttttcagattagggtcttagttgaacacctttagaggggccgggcatgtcttccctcttcagataggaggttagatgttgtcgggtgcctagaggcggtctccctaatagagaggagagttagggcacgctaggtgttcgataaaatagctagtttagtaaaaatgcaccctaggcatctttaacagctcagttagatacattagaagtatctattcagtatactcagtttattacagcttatatggagtagatatccaatgggtgggctcccatagtcgcctctaggtgcagataacctagttctaggttcaga contains:
- the LOC122023305 gene encoding beta-glucosidase 26-like; amino-acid sequence: MKKNNNNRLFKYEVQCTSGYKTNNVKPTSRAHKLSRKVFPDDFIFGTAASAYQVEGEALKGGRGPSIWDEFVKIPGLIPYNATGDVTVDEYHHFKEDIDIMKEYNFDAYRFSISWSRIFPNGTGDINWEGVDYYNRLIDRLILKGITPYVNLYHYDLPLTLQNEYLGWLSPKIVDAFADYADFCFERYGDRVKNWFTFNEPRVAAAMGYDTGFHAPGRATGSRFGGNSTIEPYIVAHNLILSHAAAVNRYREKYQIDQQGKIGILLDFVWYEPHTYSESDKVAAQRAIDFHIGWFLHPLTYGYYPKSIQDIVKERLPEFTNDEVELVKGSYDYLGVNQYTAYYIKDNATINPKPISYQDDWHVEFKYDRNGVPIGPRAHSDWLYIVPWGLYKAVTYVKENYGNPIIFLSENGMDQPGNVTLAQGLQDTQRRHFYQNYIMELKRAIDDGASVIGYFAWSLLDNFEWRLGYTSRFGIVYIDFKDNKRYPKESARWFKKILQRS